In a single window of the Bacillus mycoides genome:
- a CDS encoding fatty acid--CoA ligase codes for MYMTIGRIFDLTVGKYPNKEALVEPEKNIRWTYKQWDEQINKTAQALLKEGVRKGDCVSVYLYNCREFVNVYLACAKIGAIFNPINFRLKAKELSYILQDAASKVVVFEKAVESTVAMIERDFPNSSFWYVEDDAPSYASSYHEKVNEASAEKVDIVVDEMDFCSMLYTSGTTGHPKGVLHRHRDMAEHSMICTYFIKYNRDSAGLVVAPLYHCGELNAGIIPRIQVGGKNVILHHFDTDRVLHTIQEEEITTFFAAPTMWNMLLQKDLTKYDLTSMKIGVYGGAAMAPALVKECKERLYIDLVQIYGMTEMGPVVAFLVEEDQITKAGSAGTPCFSHEIRIVKPNEDGPAEPDDTLPPYEVGEIILRGPTMMAGYHNREEANAKSMYKGWYHSGDLGYFDKDGYLFVADRVDDMVISGGVNIYPREIEDFLHSHPGVLDVAVLGEPDELWGERVVAVVVKKDKNISEADLEMYCKESDELADYKRPRHYLFADELPRNASGKLQKFVLRESLKGMKK; via the coding sequence ATGTACATGACGATAGGGAGAATTTTTGATTTGACAGTTGGCAAGTATCCGAATAAAGAGGCGTTAGTAGAACCAGAAAAAAATATTCGTTGGACATATAAACAGTGGGATGAGCAAATAAATAAAACGGCGCAAGCTCTATTGAAAGAAGGAGTAAGAAAGGGAGATTGTGTATCTGTTTACCTATATAACTGTCGTGAATTTGTAAACGTTTACTTAGCCTGTGCGAAAATTGGCGCGATCTTCAATCCAATTAATTTCCGCTTAAAAGCAAAAGAATTATCGTATATCCTCCAAGATGCAGCCTCGAAAGTAGTTGTCTTTGAAAAAGCAGTCGAATCAACAGTTGCTATGATTGAACGAGATTTTCCAAATTCGTCTTTTTGGTACGTGGAAGACGATGCACCTTCCTATGCTAGTTCTTACCATGAAAAAGTAAATGAAGCATCAGCTGAGAAAGTAGATATTGTAGTCGATGAAATGGATTTTTGTTCTATGCTTTATACGAGCGGAACGACTGGTCATCCGAAAGGCGTACTACATCGCCATCGTGATATGGCTGAGCATAGTATGATTTGTACGTATTTCATAAAATATAACAGGGATAGCGCCGGGCTTGTGGTAGCACCTTTATATCATTGCGGCGAGTTAAATGCTGGAATCATACCGCGCATTCAAGTTGGCGGAAAGAATGTTATTTTACATCATTTTGATACGGATAGAGTATTACATACAATTCAAGAAGAGGAGATTACGACGTTTTTTGCAGCACCAACGATGTGGAATATGTTACTGCAAAAAGATCTAACTAAGTATGATTTAACTTCGATGAAAATCGGTGTATATGGCGGGGCTGCGATGGCTCCGGCGTTAGTGAAGGAATGTAAAGAGCGTCTTTATATTGATCTTGTCCAAATTTACGGAATGACAGAAATGGGACCAGTTGTTGCGTTTCTCGTAGAAGAGGATCAAATTACGAAAGCTGGTTCAGCAGGAACACCGTGCTTTAGCCATGAAATTCGAATTGTGAAACCGAACGAAGATGGACCAGCAGAGCCAGATGATACGTTGCCTCCTTATGAAGTAGGGGAAATTATTTTGCGCGGTCCAACTATGATGGCTGGTTATCATAATCGAGAAGAAGCAAATGCAAAATCGATGTATAAAGGCTGGTATCATTCTGGTGATTTAGGATACTTCGATAAAGACGGCTATTTATTCGTTGCAGACCGCGTTGATGATATGGTAATTAGCGGTGGCGTAAATATTTATCCTCGCGAAATTGAAGATTTTCTTCATAGTCACCCTGGTGTATTAGATGTTGCAGTACTTGGTGAGCCAGATGAACTATGGGGAGAGCGTGTTGTTGCGGTCGTTGTAAAGAAAGATAAAAATATTTCAGAAGCTGATTTAGAAATGTATTGCAAAGAAAGTGATGAATTAGCCGACTATAAACGTCCGCGTCATTACTTATTTGCAGATGAACTTCCTCGTAATGCGAGTGGGAAGTTGCAAAAATTTGTGCTGAGAGAGTCGTTAAAAGGTATGAAAAAATAA
- the patB1 gene encoding secondary cell wall polysaccharide O-acetyltransferase PatB1, whose translation MKKLGNIVLFIGFLTIIFSFGILSLLKTDRAVSPVENRPLAQKPALTKEVALNGSFFKDFETYTNDQLIGRDDLIKNYTLTQIKMGKSLINDIILTDDKWLLKNPAWTTKYNEIDQAMPAVNDLSQFLKEQNIEFYFALPPSKTNALSFKLPSHIHTYAQVNLNYFLNKLPADVKPIKLMEHFKKNYTNEEIQSMYFKTDHHWNMDGAFLGYQYIMNTIAQQSSIYKGKEIKTEDYTRTCAPNTHLVGSFNNQLYQLIDATGEKLCYYTPKDGFNFTSVAAKDVNGTVYRTLDELYGVEKQNDTTSYAGYYANDYPEIVIENNNAPNDVRALVLKDSFANAIVPHLAQSFKHTSILDLRHYHEKDVYQYIKDNNINMVLFVYSDSNLSGDMFKFKQ comes from the coding sequence ATGAAAAAATTGGGGAACATCGTCCTATTTATCGGTTTTCTCACCATTATCTTTTCATTTGGCATATTATCGCTTCTCAAAACTGACCGAGCAGTTTCGCCCGTTGAAAATCGTCCGCTCGCTCAAAAACCAGCTCTTACAAAAGAAGTTGCCTTAAATGGTAGTTTCTTTAAAGACTTTGAGACATATACAAACGATCAATTAATCGGAAGAGATGATCTCATAAAAAACTATACACTTACCCAAATTAAAATGGGCAAGTCTCTCATTAACGATATTATTCTAACTGATGATAAATGGCTTCTGAAAAACCCTGCTTGGACTACAAAATATAATGAGATTGACCAAGCTATGCCAGCTGTAAACGACTTATCTCAGTTTTTAAAAGAACAAAACATTGAGTTTTACTTTGCCTTACCACCGTCCAAAACGAATGCATTATCATTTAAATTACCTTCTCATATTCACACATATGCGCAGGTAAATTTAAATTATTTTCTAAATAAACTTCCAGCGGACGTAAAGCCAATTAAACTCATGGAACATTTTAAGAAAAACTATACAAATGAAGAAATACAAAGTATGTACTTTAAAACAGACCATCACTGGAATATGGATGGTGCCTTCTTAGGCTATCAATATATAATGAACACAATCGCGCAACAATCTTCTATATATAAAGGAAAAGAAATAAAAACAGAAGATTACACTCGTACGTGTGCTCCAAATACACATCTAGTCGGAAGCTTTAACAACCAGCTTTACCAACTGATCGATGCGACTGGAGAAAAACTATGCTACTACACACCGAAAGACGGTTTCAACTTTACTAGCGTAGCCGCAAAAGATGTAAATGGCACAGTATATCGCACATTAGATGAACTATACGGCGTAGAAAAACAAAATGATACAACATCGTACGCAGGCTATTATGCAAATGACTATCCAGAAATCGTCATCGAAAATAACAATGCACCAAATGATGTACGAGCTTTAGTCCTAAAAGACTCATTCGCAAACGCAATCGTGCCTCACTTAGCACAAAGCTTCAAACACACATCCATCCTCGACCTTCGTCACTATCACGAAAAGGATGTATATCAATACATTAAAGACAACAACATTAACATGGTATTGTTTGTGTATAGTGATTCAAATTTGAGTGGTGATATGTTTAAGTTTAAACAATAA
- a CDS encoding MBOAT family O-acyltransferase, whose translation MVFSSSVFLFIFLPLVLFFYFIVRAELRNFVLLAFSLIFYAWGEPRFVLLMLFSIILNYCFGLLVHHYDKRKNMKVTFLIMAVVGNILLLSYFKYISFFTDILNNALHLSIQVEPIPLPIGISFYTFQAMSYVIDIYRKDGDVQKNPLNLALYISIFPQLIAGPIVRYNIVADQIKTRIHSFERFTEGIQIFVLGLAKKMLIANQVGFVADKIFALPPSEVSAGTAWIGIIAYTLQIYFDFSGYSDMAIGLGKMFGFDFPKNFNYPYISKSISEFWRRWHITLGSWFRDYIYIPLGGNRVSKLANYRNLFIVWGLTGLWHGASWTFIAWGLYYGFIISIEKAGFEKILNKLWKPLQHAYVLIIVMIGWVFFRADNFAYSFQYLKAMFGIGRQSFIDDNTMLYIHEYIVIFIIAFIAATPILKRVKNILELAPKTYTFTMQVVRPILLLTLFMISIMYLINSTYNPFIYFRF comes from the coding sequence TTGGTATTTAGTAGTTCTGTTTTCTTATTTATCTTTTTACCTCTCGTATTATTTTTCTATTTTATAGTGCGTGCCGAGCTACGTAATTTCGTATTACTTGCATTTAGTTTAATTTTCTATGCATGGGGAGAACCTCGATTCGTCCTCTTAATGCTCTTTTCTATTATATTAAACTACTGCTTCGGCCTACTCGTGCATCATTATGATAAACGAAAAAATATGAAAGTCACATTTTTAATTATGGCTGTGGTCGGAAATATTTTATTACTTTCTTATTTTAAATATATTTCATTTTTCACAGACATTTTAAACAACGCTTTACATTTATCTATCCAGGTGGAACCTATTCCACTACCAATTGGGATTTCATTTTATACATTCCAAGCGATGTCCTATGTCATCGACATATATCGTAAAGACGGGGATGTTCAAAAGAATCCACTTAACTTAGCACTATATATATCAATTTTCCCGCAGCTTATTGCCGGACCAATCGTTCGTTACAATATCGTTGCTGATCAAATTAAAACGCGCATCCATTCTTTTGAACGATTTACAGAAGGTATCCAAATTTTCGTTTTAGGATTAGCGAAAAAAATGTTAATCGCCAATCAAGTTGGATTTGTCGCAGATAAAATCTTTGCCTTACCACCATCTGAAGTGAGCGCTGGAACGGCTTGGATTGGTATTATCGCCTATACACTTCAAATCTATTTCGATTTCTCAGGATACTCTGATATGGCAATTGGACTTGGAAAAATGTTCGGATTTGATTTCCCGAAAAACTTCAATTATCCGTACATCTCGAAATCCATTTCAGAATTTTGGAGAAGATGGCATATTACACTAGGCTCTTGGTTCCGCGACTATATATACATTCCGCTCGGCGGAAACCGTGTATCCAAACTAGCAAATTACCGTAACCTCTTCATCGTATGGGGATTAACCGGTTTATGGCACGGGGCAAGCTGGACCTTTATCGCCTGGGGATTATATTACGGCTTTATTATCTCGATTGAAAAAGCTGGATTCGAGAAAATATTAAATAAGCTATGGAAGCCGCTGCAACATGCATATGTACTAATCATCGTTATGATTGGTTGGGTCTTCTTCCGAGCTGATAACTTCGCATACTCGTTCCAATATTTAAAAGCGATGTTTGGCATAGGGAGGCAATCTTTCATCGATGACAACACAATGCTATATATACATGAATACATTGTCATATTTATCATCGCCTTTATCGCAGCGACACCAATTTTGAAACGTGTTAAAAACATATTAGAACTTGCACCAAAAACGTATACATTCACGATGCAAGTTGTACGTCCTATATTATTACTAACATTATTTATGATTTCGATTATGTATTTAATTAATTCGACGTATAATCCATTTATTTACTTCAGGTTTTAA
- a CDS encoding SulP family inorganic anion transporter — MFQKIAKECLAGFTVAIVALPLAIAFGIAATGTSEGALVGLYGAIFAGLFAALFGGTPGQVTGPTGPITVIATGVIATHGLEASFIAFMMAGLFQILFGVCKLGSYVRYIPYPVVSGFMNGIALIIILGEMKHVQNSFLLVLLTIIVMIVSGKWIKAIPSSLVALVGVTVTLPLFSSMLQGITVNLPVVGTLSLNKMIEKIGAIPEAMPSLHVPNLDANGMLALVLPALSIALLGSIDSLLTSVVMDNVTGTRHKSNKELIGQGIGNIASGLFGGLAGAGATVRSIVNIRSGGKTALSACMHSVILFIFIMGLGSVVQYIPLAVLSGILILTGIGMFDWESMKKAHVAPRGDVIVMFVTMVVTVKFDLMVAVAFGIILSFIIYMVKCKERKASIIKEKEATYTIQGPLSFLSVDRIFASLQDVKSPVSLRMKDVRYMDVSGAMALLNFVEQSDKAGVRVTLEHVHPHVEKTIVMMANDEQKEKLQFLKAETI, encoded by the coding sequence ATGTTTCAAAAAATAGCAAAGGAATGTTTAGCAGGGTTTACTGTTGCGATTGTTGCCTTGCCGCTAGCGATTGCATTTGGTATTGCTGCAACGGGAACGTCTGAGGGAGCACTGGTCGGATTGTATGGTGCAATTTTTGCAGGTTTGTTTGCGGCGTTATTTGGCGGTACACCGGGGCAAGTAACGGGTCCTACTGGGCCGATTACAGTAATTGCAACGGGCGTTATTGCAACTCACGGATTAGAAGCAAGTTTTATTGCATTTATGATGGCGGGGTTATTTCAAATTTTATTTGGTGTATGTAAGCTCGGCTCTTACGTTCGTTACATTCCGTATCCTGTTGTTTCAGGGTTTATGAATGGGATTGCACTGATTATTATTTTAGGTGAAATGAAGCACGTACAAAATAGCTTTCTGCTTGTGTTATTAACGATCATTGTAATGATTGTTTCTGGAAAATGGATTAAGGCCATTCCATCAAGTTTAGTAGCATTAGTAGGTGTTACAGTAACGTTGCCGTTATTTTCTTCTATGCTACAAGGAATTACGGTCAACTTACCAGTTGTAGGAACTCTTTCTTTAAATAAGATGATTGAAAAAATAGGTGCAATTCCAGAGGCGATGCCATCTCTTCACGTACCGAATTTAGACGCAAATGGCATGTTAGCACTTGTATTACCAGCACTTAGTATTGCTTTACTAGGATCAATTGACTCGTTATTAACGTCTGTCGTAATGGATAATGTGACGGGGACACGTCATAAAAGTAATAAAGAGTTAATCGGACAAGGTATTGGCAATATTGCGAGTGGTTTGTTCGGTGGATTAGCAGGAGCAGGTGCAACTGTTAGATCTATCGTCAATATAAGAAGCGGGGGGAAGACGGCACTGTCGGCTTGTATGCATAGTGTCATATTATTTATTTTCATTATGGGACTCGGTTCAGTGGTACAATATATTCCGCTTGCTGTATTATCAGGTATTTTAATTTTAACTGGCATAGGGATGTTTGATTGGGAAAGCATGAAGAAAGCACATGTAGCACCAAGAGGTGATGTGATTGTTATGTTCGTGACGATGGTTGTGACAGTGAAATTCGATTTAATGGTTGCTGTTGCGTTTGGCATTATTCTTTCCTTCATTATATACATGGTGAAGTGTAAAGAACGTAAAGCTTCTATTATAAAAGAAAAAGAAGCGACGTATACGATTCAGGGACCACTTTCATTTCTATCAGTAGATCGTATTTTTGCTTCTTTACAAGATGTGAAGTCACCAGTTAGTTTGCGTATGAAAGATGTACGTTATATGGATGTATCAGGAGCTATGGCGTTATTAAACTTTGTTGAGCAATCGGATAAAGCAGGAGTGCGTGTGACACTTGAACATGTACATCCGCATGTTGAAAAGACGATAGTAATGATGGCGAATGATGAGCAAAAAGAGAAACTGCAGTTTTTGAAAGCTGAGACAATATAG
- a CDS encoding putative polysaccharide biosynthesis protein yields the protein MNKKFVKGAAILTITTFLSKVVGSFFQIPLQNIAGDEVLGIFRLVFPVYMIALTLSVAGVPLAISQLIADLHEKNDRDGIAKLFTSASIIGVIFGVLGFLIIIIGSSSIANMLGGQETRLALIVTSFALLIAPYMAVYRGYFQGFGDMIPTGVSQVIEQLIRVFFMLTIAYIFVYWNKGSDIITGGAMIGSCFGVITSLIYLRMKYVKSTYRYKSETYSLQDFKTNAKNILRVSIPIAIGALSMPVLNLVDSVTIPHVLHESSTTIQEQFGIYSRGFAFTQLIVVFASAIVFPLIPLLTAALTKKDIALAKLTVKRTNEFAHVLTMPITIWLMALAVPLNVALFTDTKGSGMLAILIGSSYFTSLMVLSIGILQGINRSMRAAWIVIGASFVKIILNIALVNQFGINGAAYSTLIIYIMICIANHIYIRKDLSYSIAIGKFLAVIGVSSILGIVLYFVSTLINVTDSRILAMIYSVVALSIASVLYGICALKLNWISKEQIPFLRK from the coding sequence ATGAATAAAAAGTTTGTAAAAGGCGCTGCAATTTTAACCATTACAACGTTCCTATCGAAAGTGGTGGGGAGTTTTTTTCAAATTCCATTGCAAAATATAGCGGGAGATGAAGTGCTTGGGATTTTTCGTCTCGTTTTTCCTGTATATATGATAGCCTTAACTTTATCAGTAGCGGGGGTTCCGCTAGCAATATCCCAGTTAATAGCTGATCTTCATGAAAAGAATGATCGTGACGGAATAGCTAAATTGTTTACGTCAGCATCTATTATCGGTGTTATATTTGGGGTGCTCGGATTTTTAATTATTATCATTGGATCGAGTAGCATTGCAAATATGCTTGGTGGGCAAGAGACGAGGCTAGCATTAATTGTTACTTCGTTTGCTTTATTAATTGCACCATATATGGCAGTGTACCGTGGATATTTCCAAGGGTTTGGAGATATGATACCTACTGGTGTATCGCAAGTAATTGAACAGTTGATTCGCGTATTCTTTATGCTAACAATTGCTTATATATTTGTATATTGGAATAAAGGTAGTGATATCATAACAGGCGGAGCGATGATCGGTTCTTGTTTTGGTGTTATTACGTCACTCATATATTTGCGAATGAAATATGTAAAAAGCACGTATCGCTATAAGAGCGAAACATATTCATTACAAGATTTTAAGACAAACGCAAAAAACATACTCCGCGTTTCAATTCCAATTGCAATTGGAGCGTTATCGATGCCTGTTTTAAATTTAGTTGATTCTGTAACAATTCCACATGTATTACATGAATCTTCTACAACGATTCAGGAACAATTTGGTATATATAGCCGTGGTTTTGCATTTACGCAATTAATTGTTGTATTTGCAAGTGCGATAGTATTTCCGCTAATTCCATTATTAACAGCTGCTTTAACAAAAAAAGATATAGCTTTAGCTAAACTGACGGTAAAACGTACAAATGAATTTGCGCACGTTTTAACAATGCCGATAACGATATGGCTTATGGCGCTTGCAGTACCGCTTAATGTTGCATTATTTACAGATACAAAAGGAAGTGGCATGTTAGCTATTTTAATTGGTAGCTCGTATTTCACATCACTTATGGTATTATCAATAGGAATCTTGCAAGGGATTAATCGTTCGATGCGAGCAGCATGGATTGTCATCGGTGCAAGTTTCGTGAAAATTATATTAAATATAGCGCTAGTAAACCAATTCGGTATAAATGGAGCAGCGTATAGTACTCTAATTATTTATATAATGATTTGTATCGCAAATCATATTTATATTAGAAAAGATCTTTCCTATTCAATAGCTATAGGGAAATTTTTGGCTGTGATTGGAGTATCTAGTATTTTAGGTATAGTATTATACTTTGTGTCCACATTAATCAATGTGACAGATTCCAGGATTTTAGCAATGATATATAGTGTTGTAGCGCTAAGTATAGCTTCAGTGTTATATGGCATATGTGCACTTAAACTAAACTGGATATCGAAAGAACAAATTCCATTTTTACGTAAATAA
- a CDS encoding MBOAT family O-acyltransferase yields MLFNSFEFIFLFLPIAFLLYFLLNKFGHATLAKAWLVAASLFFYSYWNVKYLPLMLVSLIVNYFIGMRLVKHKSKLLLTVGLIFNIGMLSYFKYYDFFLQNVNSLFGTQFTLLSLTLPLAISFYTFQKIAFLVDTYRGETKACHFLDYALFVTFFPQLIAGPIVHHAQIMPQFADDSKKRWQSKYIVLGIFVFAVGIFKKVGIADVLSPLVHEGFDVQQSLTFVEAWLSSLAFTFQLYFDFSGYSDMAIGIALMFNIKLPQNFNSPYKAVNIQDFWHRWHMTLSQFLTKYVYISLGGNRKGITRTYVNIMIVFLISGLWHGAGWTFVFWGFLHGLASVIHRLWSKAGGRMPAFAGWFVTFFFINITWVFFRATSMHDAVKVLKGMFGLNGIELANSVFPAFIIEKLQFLKEYGVSFSEGYHVSLLDPKMVAYIFGALCISFFLKNSIQLKDSFRPNVWTALFTAVLLVYSVLHLTSISEFLYFNF; encoded by the coding sequence GTGTTATTTAACTCATTTGAGTTTATTTTTTTATTTTTACCGATAGCATTTCTTTTATATTTTCTATTAAATAAATTTGGACATGCTACATTAGCGAAGGCTTGGCTTGTTGCGGCCTCTTTATTTTTCTATAGTTATTGGAATGTGAAATATTTACCGCTTATGTTAGTGTCACTCATTGTGAACTACTTTATCGGAATGAGGCTCGTAAAACATAAGAGTAAACTTCTTTTAACGGTAGGGTTAATATTTAATATAGGAATGCTTAGTTATTTCAAGTATTATGATTTCTTCTTACAAAATGTGAATTCATTATTTGGAACTCAGTTTACATTATTATCTTTAACGTTACCACTTGCGATTAGTTTCTATACGTTTCAAAAGATTGCATTTTTAGTAGATACGTATCGTGGTGAAACGAAGGCATGTCATTTTCTTGATTACGCATTGTTTGTAACGTTTTTTCCGCAGCTTATTGCAGGGCCGATTGTGCATCATGCGCAAATTATGCCGCAGTTTGCTGACGATAGTAAAAAGCGCTGGCAATCGAAGTATATCGTTCTTGGTATATTTGTATTTGCAGTTGGTATTTTCAAAAAGGTAGGTATTGCAGATGTATTATCTCCCCTTGTACATGAAGGGTTTGATGTGCAGCAATCATTAACATTTGTCGAAGCATGGCTTTCATCGTTAGCGTTTACGTTCCAATTGTATTTTGATTTTAGTGGATATAGTGATATGGCAATTGGAATCGCTTTAATGTTTAATATTAAATTACCTCAAAACTTTAATTCACCGTATAAAGCAGTGAATATACAAGATTTTTGGCATCGTTGGCATATGACGCTTAGCCAGTTTTTAACGAAGTACGTATACATTTCTCTAGGAGGAAATCGAAAAGGAATTACGCGTACATATGTAAATATTATGATTGTATTTTTAATAAGTGGACTTTGGCACGGAGCTGGTTGGACATTTGTTTTTTGGGGATTCTTGCACGGTTTGGCTTCTGTTATTCATCGCCTATGGAGTAAAGCAGGAGGGCGCATGCCAGCCTTTGCTGGTTGGTTCGTTACGTTTTTCTTCATTAATATAACGTGGGTATTCTTTAGGGCAACATCTATGCATGATGCGGTGAAAGTGTTAAAAGGAATGTTCGGACTAAATGGAATCGAATTAGCAAATAGCGTATTCCCAGCATTTATAATAGAGAAGCTGCAATTTTTAAAAGAGTACGGTGTTTCATTTAGTGAAGGGTACCATGTCTCTTTATTAGATCCAAAAATGGTAGCGTATATTTTCGGAGCGTTATGTATTAGTTTCTTCTTAAAAAATTCAATTCAGTTAAAAGATTCATTCCGTCCGAATGTATGGACTGCTTTATTTACTGCAGTATTGCTCGTATATAGCGTGTTACACTTAACGAGTATTAGTGAGTTTTTATACTTTAATTTCTAG
- the csaB gene encoding polysaccharide pyruvyl transferase CsaB: MRLVLSGYYGFYNVGDEAILQSIIKALHEEDPTLELVVLSNDPNYTRKMYGVEAVNRWDIRAIYREIKRSNGLISGGGSLLQDKTSIKSILYYTGIMRLARFLKKPYYIYAQGIGPITKKQNRLLVKWHVSKAEYISVRDEDSFLYLKEIGIKKDIELVPDPVLACQPEEKKSDWLQKHALQGKVVAVSVRYWDAKEDYMKKLADTLKKLKQEGYHILFVPMHGPFDQNASRDIINLMGEEAHMLPYKMDIHEKISILSECSLLIGMRLHALILSAVANTPMVGISYDPKIDSFLQQVNQPIIGNVDGEWTPETLHSMAIKQLEQKEYVQETLGQRVEELREQISIASKYIINDLHAKESIKRGMES, encoded by the coding sequence GTGCGGTTAGTTTTATCAGGATATTATGGTTTTTATAATGTTGGGGACGAAGCAATTTTGCAATCAATTATTAAAGCGCTACATGAAGAGGATCCTACTCTTGAGCTTGTTGTACTTTCAAATGACCCCAACTATACAAGGAAAATGTACGGTGTAGAAGCAGTAAACCGCTGGGATATAAGAGCGATTTACCGAGAAATAAAGAGAAGTAATGGTTTAATTAGCGGAGGCGGAAGTCTCTTACAAGATAAGACGAGTATTAAGAGTATTCTATATTATACAGGTATTATGCGGCTTGCTCGTTTTTTGAAAAAGCCGTATTATATTTACGCCCAAGGAATCGGACCTATTACGAAGAAGCAAAATCGTTTATTAGTGAAATGGCATGTATCAAAGGCTGAATATATATCAGTACGTGATGAAGACTCTTTTTTGTACTTAAAAGAAATTGGTATTAAGAAAGACATCGAACTTGTTCCAGATCCAGTATTAGCTTGTCAGCCAGAAGAAAAGAAATCCGATTGGCTTCAAAAACATGCGCTGCAAGGAAAGGTCGTTGCGGTTAGTGTAAGGTACTGGGATGCAAAAGAAGATTATATGAAGAAGTTAGCAGATACGCTTAAAAAGCTTAAGCAAGAGGGATACCATATTTTATTTGTACCGATGCATGGACCATTTGATCAAAATGCATCAAGGGATATCATTAATTTGATGGGAGAAGAAGCGCACATGCTCCCTTATAAAATGGATATTCATGAGAAAATCTCTATTTTATCAGAATGCTCTCTTTTAATAGGAATGAGACTGCATGCTCTTATATTATCGGCAGTTGCAAACACGCCTATGGTTGGAATTTCATATGATCCAAAGATCGATTCGTTTTTACAACAAGTAAATCAGCCGATTATTGGGAATGTGGATGGAGAATGGACGCCAGAAACATTACATAGTATGGCGATTAAACAATTAGAGCAGAAAGAATATGTACAGGAAACGTTAGGACAAAGGGTGGAGGAATTGCGAGAGCAAATTTCCATAGCGTCCAAATATATTATTAATGACTTACATGCAAAAGAGTCTATAAAAAGAGGAATGGAATCTTAG